From one Methylomonas paludis genomic stretch:
- a CDS encoding LysR family transcriptional regulator — protein sequence MDKLTSMNVFVRVAKAGSFAKAAKDLDISRAMATKHIMQLESELNTRLFNRTTRSLSLTEAGEEYLERCQQVLLDVAEMESAVTKLQTEPRGILKICAPPVIGATHISPALTEYLKSYPDLSVEMMLKGGQVDLVDEGIDIAIYLGQLNDTSLVARKLANSSLVVCAAPEYLKTHGIPQDPEDLEDHSCLINWAIPPRNKWRFKGILGERTVTVTGRMQANMADPIRNAAVNGLGLVMLPRYIVGRDIELGRLQVVMEQYGIAPLEVYAVYPHRKYLSAKVRSFLDFIQNWLPHRIGMDPP from the coding sequence GTGGACAAACTAACCAGCATGAATGTGTTTGTTCGTGTTGCCAAAGCCGGCAGTTTTGCCAAGGCCGCCAAAGATCTGGATATTTCCAGAGCAATGGCTACCAAACACATAATGCAATTGGAAAGTGAGTTGAATACCCGGTTATTCAACCGCACCACCCGCAGCTTAAGCCTGACCGAAGCCGGTGAGGAATATCTGGAACGCTGTCAGCAGGTATTACTGGATGTCGCGGAAATGGAATCCGCGGTGACCAAACTGCAAACCGAACCCAGGGGTATACTAAAAATATGTGCACCACCAGTCATTGGTGCTACACATATTTCGCCGGCGCTGACTGAATATCTAAAATCCTATCCCGATCTGTCCGTGGAAATGATGTTGAAGGGCGGCCAGGTGGATTTGGTCGATGAAGGGATTGATATCGCCATTTATCTTGGTCAGCTGAATGACACCAGCCTGGTGGCACGCAAACTGGCCAATTCCTCACTGGTGGTTTGTGCGGCACCGGAATATCTGAAAACCCACGGCATACCTCAGGACCCGGAAGATTTGGAAGATCACAGCTGTTTGATCAACTGGGCAATTCCACCGCGTAATAAATGGCGCTTCAAGGGTATCCTGGGCGAACGCACGGTTACTGTTACCGGGCGAATGCAGGCCAATATGGCCGACCCTATCCGTAATGCTGCCGTCAACGGCCTGGGCCTGGTGATGCTGCCGCGTTACATCGTGGGGCGCGACATTGAGCTGGGACGTTTGCAAGTTGTCATGGAGCAATATGGTATAGCGCCACTGGAAGTGTATGCTGTTTATCCGCATCGTAAATATTTGTCGGCCAAGGTTCGCTCATTTTTGGATTTTATCCAGAACTGGCTGCCGCACCGGATAGGCATGGATCCACCATGA
- the argS gene encoding arginine--tRNA ligase, with protein MKHELEHLLQHAVEALKTQGVLDQPLSVQISLERCRDPQHGDFASNLALLLAKPAKLNPRQLAEKIVAEIPFAGLVSKIEIAGPGFINFFINPDSQFEIIKQIHAQGKKFGLSNVGAGQKVQVEFVSANPTGPLHVGHGRGAAYGSAVADLLAAVGFEVEREYYVNDAGRQMDILATSVWLRYLEQCGEVFTFPSNGYRGEYVRKISADLHQRQGKALHKSAAAVLEDIPADEAAGGDKEKHIDALIDRAKTLLGAAGYQQVFQAGLDNILSDIKDDLEEFGVSYQHWFSERQLMDDGSVQQALDRLDAAGYLYKLDGATWFASSRLGDEKDRVVVRDNGQTTYFASDIAYHMHKLDRGFDRIVNIWGADHHGYIPRVKAAMQALGADDTKLQVLLVQFAVLYRGEEKVQMSTRSGEFVTLRQLRNEVGTDACRFFYVMRKSEQHMDFDLKLAASRSNENPVYYVQYAYARICSVLRQLDEKNIGLDTALGLVNLNLLTAEHETAILTTLSKYPEILERAALSYEPHQLISYLRELANQFHSYYNAHQFLVEDNKLCNARLSLIGAVKQVLENTLTLLNITTPESM; from the coding sequence ATGAAACACGAGCTCGAACACCTATTGCAACATGCTGTTGAAGCCTTAAAAACGCAAGGTGTTCTCGACCAGCCCTTATCCGTGCAAATTAGCCTGGAACGCTGCCGCGACCCTCAGCACGGAGATTTTGCCAGCAATCTGGCCTTATTACTGGCCAAACCGGCCAAACTCAACCCCAGACAGTTGGCAGAAAAAATTGTTGCTGAAATTCCGTTTGCCGGTTTGGTCAGCAAAATCGAGATTGCCGGCCCCGGCTTCATCAACTTTTTTATTAATCCCGACAGCCAGTTCGAGATCATTAAACAAATCCACGCCCAGGGCAAAAAATTTGGTTTGAGCAATGTTGGCGCCGGTCAAAAAGTTCAGGTTGAATTTGTTTCCGCCAATCCCACCGGGCCTTTGCATGTCGGTCATGGCCGTGGTGCGGCTTATGGTTCGGCAGTGGCTGATCTGCTGGCCGCCGTCGGCTTTGAAGTAGAACGGGAATATTATGTCAATGATGCCGGTCGGCAGATGGATATTCTGGCCACCAGCGTCTGGTTGCGTTATCTGGAACAGTGCGGAGAGGTGTTTACTTTTCCCAGCAATGGCTATCGCGGCGAATATGTCCGCAAAATAAGCGCAGATTTACATCAGCGCCAGGGCAAGGCCTTGCATAAAAGTGCTGCAGCAGTGCTGGAAGACATACCGGCAGATGAAGCCGCTGGCGGTGATAAGGAAAAACATATTGATGCCCTGATCGATCGTGCTAAAACCCTATTGGGTGCAGCCGGATACCAGCAGGTATTTCAGGCCGGCCTGGATAATATTCTGAGTGATATCAAGGATGATCTGGAAGAATTCGGCGTAAGTTATCAGCACTGGTTTTCCGAACGGCAACTGATGGATGACGGTTCAGTACAACAGGCGCTAGATCGCTTGGATGCTGCCGGTTATCTGTATAAACTGGATGGTGCAACCTGGTTTGCCTCCAGCCGTCTCGGCGATGAAAAAGATCGGGTGGTGGTGCGCGATAACGGCCAGACCACTTATTTTGCTTCCGATATTGCCTATCACATGCATAAGCTCGATCGCGGTTTTGACCGGATAGTCAATATCTGGGGTGCCGATCATCACGGTTATATTCCACGGGTCAAGGCAGCCATGCAGGCGCTGGGTGCAGATGACACCAAATTACAAGTGTTGCTGGTGCAATTTGCCGTACTGTATCGCGGTGAAGAAAAAGTACAAATGTCTACCCGTTCCGGAGAGTTTGTAACTTTAAGACAATTACGCAATGAAGTAGGTACCGATGCCTGCCGGTTTTTTTATGTCATGCGTAAATCCGAACAGCATATGGATTTTGACTTGAAACTGGCGGCGTCAAGAAGTAATGAAAATCCGGTATATTATGTCCAGTACGCTTACGCACGGATTTGCAGTGTTTTGCGCCAGCTTGATGAAAAAAACATCGGATTGGATACCGCGTTAGGCTTGGTTAATCTTAATTTACTGACAGCCGAGCATGAAACCGCGATATTGACTACACTATCCAAATATCCGGAAATTTTGGAACGTGCCGCCCTAAGTTATGAGCCGCATCAATTGATAAGTTATTTACGGGAATTGGCTAATCAGTTTCACAGCTATTACAACGCCCATCAATTTCTGGTTGAAGACAACAAGCTGTGTAATGCCCGTCTCAGTCTGATCGGCGCGGTAAAACAAGTATTGGAAAATACCTTAACGCTGTTAAATATTACCACCCCCGAATCGATGTAA
- the tatB gene encoding Sec-independent protein translocase protein TatB, with the protein MFDVGFSELLMVGLVALLVLGPEKLPKAARLAGFWLGKARSTVAAVQIELQQELHAEEIRQMMNRQLLVDEIQQTIADTETEINNAVEAWSDPKTDKPDDHPA; encoded by the coding sequence ATGTTTGATGTCGGATTTTCTGAGTTACTGATGGTCGGCCTGGTGGCTTTGTTGGTATTGGGTCCGGAAAAGCTGCCGAAAGCAGCCAGACTGGCCGGCTTTTGGTTAGGCAAAGCCCGCAGCACGGTGGCCGCCGTGCAAATCGAACTGCAGCAGGAACTTCATGCCGAAGAAATTCGCCAAATGATGAACCGGCAGTTACTGGTCGATGAAATACAGCAAACCATCGCAGACACGGAAACCGAGATCAACAACGCCGTAGAGGCCTGGTCCGACCCTAAAACCGATAAGCCCGATGACCATCCCGCCTGA
- a CDS encoding YggS family pyridoxal phosphate-dependent enzyme — MDTISERYQHVLSQIRHATGIAGRPKNSVQLLAVSKTKPAGDIAVLYRLGQRHFAENYQQEALLKQQALAGFNITWHFIGPIQSNKTKAIAGQFSWVHSVDRLKIAQRLSEQRPAHLPPLNICLQVNISEESSKAGVSLAELPELAAAITVLPNLRLRGVMAIPEPNSQYAQQRLPYRHLYQAVQDLHLAGLDSYSFGMSGDLKAAIMEGATMVRIGTALFGERDYRV, encoded by the coding sequence ATGGACACTATCAGTGAACGTTATCAGCACGTTTTAAGCCAAATTCGCCATGCTACCGGCATAGCCGGGCGACCTAAAAATAGTGTGCAGTTATTGGCCGTCAGTAAAACCAAGCCGGCTGGGGATATTGCCGTGCTATATCGACTGGGGCAGCGCCATTTTGCCGAAAATTACCAACAGGAAGCTTTGCTCAAACAGCAGGCACTGGCCGGATTTAATATCACCTGGCATTTTATCGGGCCGATTCAATCCAATAAAACCAAAGCTATTGCCGGCCAATTCAGTTGGGTGCATAGTGTCGACAGGCTAAAAATTGCCCAACGTCTCAGCGAGCAGCGTCCGGCGCATTTACCGCCGCTGAATATTTGTCTGCAAGTCAATATCAGTGAGGAAAGCAGCAAAGCCGGCGTCAGTCTGGCGGAACTGCCGGAACTGGCGGCAGCTATCACTGTTCTGCCAAATCTGCGCCTGCGTGGCGTAATGGCCATCCCCGAACCCAATAGCCAATATGCCCAGCAACGCCTGCCTTACCGGCACTTGTATCAGGCCGTGCAGGACTTGCATCTGGCCGGGCTGGACAGCTATTCCTTTGGCATGAGCGGCGATTTGAAAGCCGCGATTATGGAGGGTGCCACCATGGTCAGAATCGGCACGGCACTGTTTGGTGAGCGTGATTACAGGGTCTAG
- the tatC gene encoding twin-arginine translocase subunit TatC, with translation MTIPPESSSESTFFSHLVELRNRLLRVVFCVLLVFIGTASYANEIYTYLAEPLLQHMPKNSSMIAIDVASPFFAPFKLAFVVAVFISAPFILYQFWGFVAPGLYRHEKRLFLPLLLASIILFYCGAAFAYFLVFPLVFGYLTASAPLGVTVMTDITTYLDFVLAMFIAFGVSFEIPIITIVLVLLGIVSPESLAEKRPYVIIGVFVVAMFLTPPDALSQTLLAIPMWLLFESGLLCSRLLSRQDPTQP, from the coding sequence ATGACCATCCCGCCTGAATCCAGCTCTGAATCTACTTTTTTCAGCCATCTAGTTGAATTACGCAACCGACTGCTACGAGTGGTGTTTTGTGTGCTTCTGGTGTTTATCGGCACAGCCAGCTATGCCAATGAAATCTACACCTATCTGGCTGAACCCTTATTGCAGCACATGCCCAAAAACAGCAGCATGATAGCCATAGACGTGGCCTCGCCGTTTTTCGCACCATTCAAACTGGCTTTTGTGGTGGCTGTGTTTATTTCCGCACCGTTTATTCTTTACCAGTTCTGGGGCTTCGTGGCTCCCGGCCTGTATCGCCATGAAAAGCGTTTATTCCTACCCTTATTACTAGCCAGCATTATTTTGTTTTATTGCGGGGCGGCATTTGCCTATTTTCTGGTGTTTCCGCTGGTATTTGGCTATTTGACCGCCAGCGCCCCACTTGGGGTGACGGTGATGACCGATATTACCACCTATCTGGATTTTGTACTGGCCATGTTCATTGCCTTTGGCGTATCGTTTGAGATTCCTATTATTACCATCGTTCTGGTGTTGCTGGGTATAGTCTCACCGGAAAGTCTGGCCGAAAAAAGACCTTATGTGATCATAGGCGTATTTGTCGTAGCGATGTTTTTAACCCCGCCGGACGCCTTATCCCAAACCCTGCTGGCCATTCCGATGTGGCTGCTGTTTGAATCCGGACTGTTATGTTCGCGTTTATTATCCCGTCAAGATCCGACTCAACCATGA
- a CDS encoding ATP-binding cassette domain-containing protein — translation MLNFKNIAIRRGNRLLFSKASFIIHKGQKIGLTGANGVGKSSFFALLRGELHSDEGEFSMPPNLEIAHVAQETPALDCTAIDYVLDGDRELRQLQQQLAAAEQAQDGLKQAELHGNLDHIGGYTAQARASRLLNGLGFSTAQEIHPVSSFSGGWRMRLNLAQALMCRSDVLLLDEPTNHLDLDAVIWLQDWLGRYPGTLLLISHDRDFLDAITDHIVHIEQNNAEIYTGNYSDFERMRAEKLSQQQSAFEKQQREIAHIQSFVDRFKAKASKAKQAQSRIKSLERMEIIAQAHVDSPFNFRFPAPKKLPNPLLKIEDADIGYGDKVVIKNASLSITPGDRIGLLGPNGAGKSSLIKVLSGQMRQLNGELHSAESLNIGYFAQHQLEQLRLDESPLWHLQKLDKQASEKDLRNFLGGFDFRGDKVNDPIGPFSGGEKARLVLALLVYQNPNLLLLDEPTNHLDLEMRHALSVALQEYEGALVVVSHDRHLLRSVTDQLLLVANGKLQVFDGDLDDYRLWLAENKKTGDEPAPAAIASPAVRKDERKLEAKRRNTLKPFMDAVKKSEALVDKLQQQQIELESKLADPSLYQEENKESLKTLLAEKSRIDNALHQAEDNWMVAEENLQQAEKSCIN, via the coding sequence ATGCTGAATTTTAAAAACATTGCTATCCGTCGCGGCAACCGCTTGCTGTTTAGCAAAGCTTCCTTCATTATCCACAAAGGCCAAAAAATAGGTTTAACCGGCGCAAACGGCGTAGGTAAATCCAGTTTCTTCGCGTTATTACGCGGAGAACTGCATAGTGACGAGGGTGAATTTTCCATGCCGCCCAATCTGGAGATAGCCCATGTTGCTCAGGAAACCCCGGCCCTGGACTGCACAGCCATCGATTATGTGCTGGATGGTGACCGCGAATTAAGACAGTTGCAGCAACAGTTAGCCGCTGCAGAACAGGCTCAGGATGGCTTGAAACAGGCTGAACTACATGGCAACCTGGATCATATCGGCGGCTACACCGCACAAGCACGTGCTTCGCGATTGTTAAATGGACTGGGATTTAGCACTGCACAGGAAATTCATCCGGTCAGTTCATTTTCCGGTGGTTGGCGGATGCGCTTAAATCTGGCTCAAGCCCTGATGTGCCGTTCTGATGTACTATTGCTGGATGAGCCCACCAACCACTTGGATTTGGATGCGGTCATCTGGTTACAGGACTGGCTGGGCAGGTATCCGGGCACATTGCTGCTGATTTCCCATGACCGGGATTTTCTGGACGCTATTACCGATCATATCGTCCATATCGAGCAAAACAATGCCGAAATTTATACCGGCAACTATTCCGATTTTGAACGCATGCGTGCCGAAAAACTGTCCCAGCAGCAATCTGCATTTGAGAAGCAACAGCGGGAAATTGCCCATATTCAAAGTTTTGTCGACCGCTTTAAAGCCAAAGCCTCCAAGGCCAAACAGGCACAAAGCCGTATCAAATCGCTGGAGCGTATGGAAATTATTGCTCAAGCCCATGTCGATTCACCATTTAACTTTCGCTTCCCTGCACCTAAAAAACTGCCTAATCCACTGCTAAAAATTGAGGATGCCGATATTGGTTATGGCGACAAGGTAGTGATTAAAAATGCCTCATTGTCTATTACACCGGGAGACCGAATCGGTTTGCTCGGCCCGAATGGGGCCGGAAAATCCAGTCTGATTAAAGTATTATCCGGACAAATGCGCCAGCTCAACGGCGAATTGCATAGTGCAGAGAGCTTAAATATCGGTTATTTTGCCCAGCATCAGCTGGAACAGCTGCGTCTGGATGAAAGCCCACTCTGGCATTTACAAAAACTGGATAAACAGGCCAGCGAAAAAGATTTGCGTAACTTTCTGGGCGGCTTTGATTTTCGCGGAGATAAAGTCAATGATCCCATCGGACCGTTTTCCGGCGGTGAAAAAGCCCGTCTGGTGCTGGCCTTACTGGTTTATCAAAATCCCAATCTGCTGCTGCTGGATGAGCCGACCAACCATCTTGATCTGGAAATGCGTCATGCCCTAAGTGTCGCGTTGCAGGAGTATGAAGGCGCGCTGGTGGTGGTTTCCCATGATCGGCATTTATTGCGATCGGTTACTGATCAATTGTTATTGGTGGCGAACGGTAAATTGCAGGTTTTTGACGGCGATCTGGATGACTATCGCTTATGGCTGGCAGAAAACAAAAAAACTGGAGACGAACCCGCACCAGCGGCAATTGCCAGTCCCGCAGTACGCAAGGATGAACGCAAACTGGAAGCCAAACGGCGTAATACGCTTAAACCCTTTATGGATGCGGTGAAAAAATCCGAAGCCTTAGTGGATAAACTGCAGCAGCAACAAATTGAACTGGAGAGCAAACTGGCCGATCCCTCGCTATACCAGGAAGAAAACAAAGAATCATTAAAAACCTTGCTGGCTGAAAAAAGCCGGATCGATAATGCCTTGCACCAAGCCGAAGATAACTGGATGGTGGCCGAGGAAAACCTGCAACAAGCGGAGAAGTCATGTATCAATTGA
- the crp gene encoding cAMP-activated global transcriptional regulator CRP, with protein MRVAKHHKISSEALAALLHFCHVRTYPAKVTLIRPGDIGDKLLLVLDGSVAISVEDEDGHELILAYLNKHDFIGEIGVFRSTEKRSALVRTRDRCQMAEISYERFRDLLSGELHDYAVELLSVLGEQLSLRLLLTNRKYQDLAFVDVEGRIAHTLLDLSRQPDAITHPDGMQLHITRQEIGRIVGCSREMVGRVLKEMEDKGLITAHGKTIVVFGTR; from the coding sequence ATGCGCGTCGCTAAACACCATAAAATTTCATCTGAGGCGCTGGCTGCTTTGTTGCATTTTTGCCATGTCCGCACCTATCCCGCCAAAGTCACGCTGATCCGCCCCGGCGATATCGGCGATAAGTTACTACTGGTGTTGGATGGCTCTGTGGCCATCAGTGTAGAAGACGAAGATGGCCATGAATTGATTTTAGCGTATCTGAATAAACATGATTTTATTGGTGAAATCGGTGTATTCAGAAGTACTGAGAAACGTAGCGCCTTAGTTAGAACCCGTGATCGCTGCCAGATGGCAGAGATCAGTTATGAGCGGTTCAGGGATTTGTTAAGCGGCGAATTACATGATTACGCGGTAGAACTTTTATCGGTGCTGGGCGAACAGCTGTCGCTAAGGCTGCTGCTGACCAATCGCAAATATCAGGATCTGGCCTTTGTCGATGTGGAAGGCCGAATAGCCCATACTTTGCTGGATTTAAGCCGCCAGCCGGATGCAATTACCCACCCGGACGGCATGCAATTGCACATCACCCGTCAGGAAATTGGCCGGATAGTCGGGTGTTCCCGGGAAATGGTGGGCCGGGTACTCAAAGAGATGGAAGACAAAGGTCTGATTACCGCCCATGGTAAAACCATAGTGGTATTCGGCACCCGCTAA
- a CDS encoding universal stress protein: MALYKHILLAVDFSDHSHAVANTAKQIAAQNQAKFSIVYVVDNLPLNSDPFGPIQFDVDLTQELLDNAKTRLKQVAATLEIPENQQWLEMGNPKLEIVRIAEEQQADLIVIGSHGRHGLALLLGSTANGVLHHAKVDVLAVRLKDS; encoded by the coding sequence ATGGCTTTATACAAACATATTTTACTGGCTGTTGATTTTTCCGATCATAGCCATGCGGTTGCCAATACCGCCAAACAAATAGCCGCCCAAAATCAGGCTAAGTTTAGTATTGTTTATGTAGTAGACAATCTGCCGTTAAATTCCGATCCTTTCGGGCCGATTCAATTTGATGTGGATTTAACCCAAGAACTGCTGGATAACGCCAAAACCCGGTTAAAACAGGTTGCAGCAACGCTGGAAATTCCTGAAAATCAGCAATGGCTGGAGATGGGCAATCCCAAGCTGGAAATTGTGCGGATTGCTGAAGAGCAGCAGGCGGATTTGATCGTCATCGGCTCACATGGCAGACACGGCTTGGCCTTACTGCTGGGTTCCACAGCCAATGGCGTATTACATCACGCCAAAGTTGATGTTCTGGCGGTGCGTCTGAAAGACAGTTAA
- a CDS encoding OsmC family protein, which produces MQATIKWLDGRSFVGESGSGHAVVMDGPPDHGGRNIGVRPMEMILLGLGGCSSFDVIDILEKGRHPVTGCTTELSAERVDTVPSVFSKIHLHFKITGKNLSVGAVERAVKLSAEKYCSASIMLGKAGVEISHDFEVIEG; this is translated from the coding sequence ATGCAAGCAACGATTAAATGGCTTGACGGCAGAAGTTTTGTCGGCGAATCAGGCAGCGGTCACGCTGTGGTGATGGACGGACCTCCCGATCATGGTGGCCGCAATATCGGCGTGCGCCCGATGGAAATGATTCTGTTAGGGCTGGGTGGCTGCTCTTCGTTTGATGTCATCGATATTCTGGAAAAAGGCCGGCATCCAGTAACGGGTTGTACCACTGAACTCAGTGCTGAACGGGTAGATACCGTGCCCAGTGTGTTCAGCAAAATTCATTTACATTTTAAAATTACCGGCAAAAATTTGTCAGTGGGTGCCGTAGAACGCGCAGTTAAACTGTCTGCGGAAAAATACTGCTCTGCCTCCATCATGCTGGGCAAAGCAGGTGTTGAAATAAGTCATGATTTCGAAGTGATCGAGGGTTAA
- a CDS encoding SPOR domain-containing protein has protein sequence MAKDYKHRVQSASYLKYRRRRNRSSVMFWRWLLVLGLIGAFGFFLNLIRTKVPELLAGKSQIGQTEPANQAKPELPVKQLPPAPVEATQKPETAPAEAVQKAEAEPKPEVPPPPPAPEPTRFDFYTLLPEAETVVPDYEIKTRVREELVGKTKTTKYVMQAGSFREADEADRHKAKLAQLGIEARVEKAKVGTVIWHRVKIGPYDNPTSVSTLKDLLQKNGIGVVVTEVGQ, from the coding sequence ATGGCTAAAGATTACAAACACCGAGTTCAAAGTGCCAGTTACCTGAAATATCGCCGTCGCCGTAACAGATCGTCGGTGATGTTTTGGCGCTGGTTGTTGGTACTTGGCTTAATTGGCGCTTTTGGATTTTTTCTAAATCTGATTCGTACCAAAGTGCCGGAATTGTTGGCCGGTAAATCGCAAATTGGTCAAACGGAACCGGCTAATCAAGCCAAACCGGAATTGCCGGTTAAACAATTGCCCCCCGCGCCGGTGGAAGCCACCCAGAAACCCGAAACGGCTCCTGCCGAAGCAGTACAGAAAGCCGAAGCAGAGCCTAAGCCTGAAGTTCCGCCACCACCGCCGGCACCGGAACCCACCCGCTTTGACTTTTACACACTGCTGCCGGAAGCGGAGACCGTGGTACCGGATTATGAAATTAAAACCCGGGTGCGTGAAGAATTGGTCGGCAAAACCAAAACCACAAAATATGTCATGCAAGCTGGTTCATTTCGGGAAGCCGATGAGGCAGATCGGCACAAGGCCAAGTTGGCGCAACTGGGCATAGAAGCACGGGTAGAAAAAGCCAAAGTCGGTACCGTTATTTGGCATAGGGTCAAGATCGGCCCTTATGACAACCCTACCAGCGTTTCCACGCTTAAAGACTTGCTGCAAAAAAACGGTATCGGTGTGGTAGTGACCGAAGTCGGTCAATAA
- the speD gene encoding adenosylmethionine decarboxylase, producing the protein MSKLQLHGFNNLTKSLSFNIYDVCYAPKEQEKAYIEYIDEAYNAKRLTQILKDVANIIGAQILNIAHQDYDPQGASVTMLISEGAVIPAGMNSESPGPLPDTILAHLDKSHITVHTYPESHPDTDICTFRADIDVSTCGQISPLKALNYLIHSFESDIVIMDYRVRGFTRDVTGQKIYIDHKINSIQNYIAESTKELYQMIDVNVYQENIFHTKMRLKETELENYLFEKESNFTEDEKDEIQEQLHDEMAEIFYGRNFS; encoded by the coding sequence TTGAGCAAATTACAATTACACGGGTTTAACAACCTGACTAAATCGCTGAGTTTTAATATTTACGATGTTTGCTATGCTCCCAAAGAGCAGGAAAAAGCCTACATCGAATATATTGATGAAGCCTATAACGCCAAACGCTTAACTCAAATTTTGAAAGATGTGGCCAATATCATCGGTGCCCAAATTCTGAATATTGCCCATCAGGATTACGATCCGCAGGGTGCTAGTGTGACTATGCTGATTTCAGAAGGTGCGGTGATACCGGCGGGAATGAATTCGGAATCGCCAGGTCCGTTGCCGGACACGATACTGGCCCATCTGGATAAAAGTCATATCACCGTGCACACTTATCCCGAAAGCCATCCAGATACCGATATCTGTACCTTTAGAGCCGATATTGACGTTTCCACCTGCGGTCAGATTTCACCGTTAAAAGCCTTGAATTATCTGATACACAGCTTTGAGTCGGATATCGTCATTATGGATTACCGGGTACGTGGCTTCACCCGCGATGTCACTGGGCAAAAAATTTATATCGATCACAAAATCAACTCAATACAGAACTATATTGCGGAAAGCACCAAAGAGCTTTATCAGATGATAGATGTGAACGTCTATCAGGAAAATATTTTCCACACCAAGATGCGGCTGAAAGAAACCGAGCTGGAAAACTACTTATTTGAAAAAGAAAGCAATTTTACTGAAGATGAAAAAGATGAAATTCAGGAACAATTGCACGATGAAATGGCCGAGATTTTTTATGGTCGAAATTTTAGCTAA
- the tatA gene encoding Sec-independent protein translocase subunit TatA — translation MGFSIPHLLVVLVIVILVFGTKRLKNVGADLGEAIKGFRNAVKDGEAAKNLQAKDDDVLEGEAVAKDKDQT, via the coding sequence ATGGGTTTTAGTATTCCCCATCTTTTGGTTGTACTGGTCATCGTCATTCTGGTTTTCGGCACCAAACGCCTGAAAAATGTCGGAGCTGATCTTGGTGAAGCTATCAAAGGTTTTCGCAATGCCGTCAAAGACGGTGAAGCTGCCAAAAATCTGCAGGCCAAGGACGACGATGTCCTGGAAGGTGAGGCGGTTGCCAAAGATAAAGATCAAACCTGA
- a CDS encoding class I SAM-dependent methyltransferase, with protein MSVNLQAKWDEIYRHQTAVPIAAQVLREHLFLLPKQGRALDLACGAGANALLLAEAGLKVDAWDISAVALQFLQQQAAIRELDIHVHQANISAAILPVDCYDVIVISRFLDRTLCNAIMVALKAAGLLFYQTFTCNKLDPQGPSRPDYLLASNELLRLFAPLSLVFYQEHARIGNLQYGDRNEACFIGQKPSAEQITI; from the coding sequence ATGAGCGTAAACTTGCAGGCTAAATGGGATGAGATTTACCGTCACCAAACTGCCGTGCCCATAGCCGCGCAAGTGCTCCGCGAGCATTTATTTCTGCTGCCCAAGCAAGGCAGAGCGCTGGATCTGGCCTGCGGAGCAGGGGCTAATGCTCTACTGCTGGCTGAAGCTGGATTGAAGGTGGATGCCTGGGATATTTCCGCTGTGGCGCTGCAATTCCTGCAACAACAGGCGGCTATTCGTGAGCTTGATATTCATGTTCATCAGGCCAATATCAGCGCGGCTATACTGCCGGTAGACTGTTACGACGTCATTGTCATCAGCCGTTTTCTTGACCGGACACTGTGTAATGCGATAATGGTGGCTTTAAAAGCTGCCGGTTTATTGTTTTACCAGACATTTACCTGTAATAAGCTTGACCCGCAAGGACCAAGCCGACCTGATTATTTACTGGCAAGTAACGAATTATTACGTTTGTTTGCCCCTTTAAGCTTGGTTTTTTATCAAGAACATGCCCGAATCGGCAACTTGCAGTACGGCGATAGAAACGAAGCATGTTTTATAGGACAAAAACCCTCTGCGGAGCAAATAACGATATGA
- a CDS encoding phosphoribosyl-ATP diphosphatase: MSDVLQQLAEVLEQRKLQSPDQSYVAGLYAKGLDHILKKIGEEATETVIAAKDGDKDKIVYETADLWFHCMVMLADQGLGPEHVINELQRRFGLSGIAEKAQRQST, encoded by the coding sequence ATGAGTGACGTTTTACAGCAGTTAGCCGAAGTTCTGGAACAGCGTAAACTTCAAAGTCCCGATCAGTCCTATGTCGCCGGTCTGTATGCCAAAGGCCTGGATCATATCTTGAAGAAAATTGGTGAAGAAGCCACCGAAACCGTGATTGCCGCCAAAGACGGTGATAAAGACAAGATCGTCTACGAGACTGCCGATCTATGGTTTCATTGTATGGTGATGCTGGCCGATCAAGGCTTGGGTCCTGAACACGTTATCAATGAATTACAGCGCCGTTTTGGCTTGTCGGGCATTGCAGAAAAAGCCCAGCGTCAGTCAACATAA